The following are from one region of the Plutella xylostella chromosome 21, ilPluXylo3.1, whole genome shotgun sequence genome:
- the LOC119693217 gene encoding facilitated trehalose transporter Tret1 isoform X1, which translates to MLSCGLSLGYTAAYMDGQKTTDDVLPDELKTIETCGEFAFIPAIIFIPVTMQRKGRRIASYATTAPLLLSWIISYYSNNQAVLLVNSLQNFALGGAVSTSSVTISEYCSPHSRGAILMLETAMISLGVLISHVFGMYSHWRLISFLGFVSSFTALFVSLFWLESPYWLVSEGQIMRGTETFYWLRGFSDEASKELDAVQMLHKVKSQMQALKPVKRMHFRQQIKDFIKSLLNADFLRPLSIMILLFSFVGFGGENVTASSSYHDVFKLTYGKYIGTIILDVLSLVCSLIACVLIHIVRRKTLFIFTGSCSLVFLAVTSLVLFLQTFDMFSQEYVWLILTFSTGFAMFMSLGTTALPLSLLGEMFPMSYKGVGCSLTCAYLWAFGKSILKNIPFLTRSLGLPTFTLIALIFMIVILIVLNKIMPETYMKSIVEIEHIVNKKHERKEYKSVNVTDENETDAFDKIKLFLQV; encoded by the exons ATGCTGAGTTGCGGGCTGAGCCTCGGCTACACGGCCGCCTACATGGACGGCCAGAAGACTACCGACGATGTCCTGCCTGACGAGCTTAAGACCATTG AAACCTGCGGCGAATTCGCTTTCATCCCGGCAATCATCTTCATACCAGTGACAATGCAGAGAAAAGGTCGTCGCATAGCCAGCTACGCGACCACAGCCCCGCTGCTCCTCAGCTGGATCATCAGCTATTACTCCAACAACCAGGCTGTCCTACTCGTCAACAGCCTTCAGAACTTTGCCTTAGGAGGAGCCGTATCCACCAGCAGTGTCACAATCTCTGAATATTGCTCTCCCCATTCTAGAGGCGCTATACTCATGCTAGAAACTGCAATGATATCTTTAGGCGTTTTAATCAGCCATGTTTTCGGCATGTATTCTCACTGGAGACTTATATCGTTTTTGGGATTTGTGTCGTCTTTTACTGCTTTATTTGTATCGTTGTTTTGGCTAGAAAGTCCTTACTGGTTAGTGAGTGAAGGCCAAATAATGAGGGGTACAGAAACCTTTTATTGGCTCAGAGGTTTTAGTGACGAAGCTAGCAAAGAGCTGGATGCAGTACAGATGCTGCATAAAGTCAAGTCCCAAATGCAAGCCTTGAAACCAGTAAAGAGGATGCATTTTAGACAACAGATTAAAGATTTCATCAAATCTCTGTTGAATGCAGATTTTTTAAGGCCTCTTTCTATAATGATTTTGCTATTTAGCTTCGTGGGTTTTGGTGGTGAGAATGTTACAGCTAGTTCGTCTTACCACGATGTATTTAAGTTAACTTATGGAAAATACATCGGCACAATTATCCTGGATGTTTTATCATTAGTTTGTTCTTTAATAGCTTGCGTTCTTATACACATAGTACGAAGAAAAacgttgtttatttttacaggATCCTGTTCGTTAGTGTTCTTAGCAGTGActagtttggttttgtttttgcAAACATTTGATATGTTTTCTCAGGAGTATGTTTGGTTGATACTGACATTTTCCACTGGGTTTGCGATGTTCATGTCACTGGGCACAACAGCTTTGCCTCTGTCTTTGCTTGGAGAGATGTTCCCTATGTCCTACAAGGGTGTTGGATGCTCCTTGACTTGTGCTTATTTGTGGGCTTTCGGAAAAAGTATTTTGAAAAACATTCCCTTCCTTACTAGGTCTCTCGGGCTGCCGACTTTCACACTAATAGCCTTAATTTTCatgatagtaattttaatagtattaaataaaatcatgccAGAGACTTATATGAAGAGTATTGTGGAAATTGAACATATTGTGAATAAGAAACATGAGAGAAAAGAATACAAGTCAGTGAATGTTACAGACGAGAACGAAACAGATGcgtttgataaaataaagttgtttTTACAAGTATga
- the LOC119693217 gene encoding facilitated trehalose transporter Tret1 isoform X2, producing the protein MSCLTSLRPLVETCGEFAFIPAIIFIPVTMQRKGRRIASYATTAPLLLSWIISYYSNNQAVLLVNSLQNFALGGAVSTSSVTISEYCSPHSRGAILMLETAMISLGVLISHVFGMYSHWRLISFLGFVSSFTALFVSLFWLESPYWLVSEGQIMRGTETFYWLRGFSDEASKELDAVQMLHKVKSQMQALKPVKRMHFRQQIKDFIKSLLNADFLRPLSIMILLFSFVGFGGENVTASSSYHDVFKLTYGKYIGTIILDVLSLVCSLIACVLIHIVRRKTLFIFTGSCSLVFLAVTSLVLFLQTFDMFSQEYVWLILTFSTGFAMFMSLGTTALPLSLLGEMFPMSYKGVGCSLTCAYLWAFGKSILKNIPFLTRSLGLPTFTLIALIFMIVILIVLNKIMPETYMKSIVEIEHIVNKKHERKEYKSVNVTDENETDAFDKIKLFLQV; encoded by the exons ATGTCCTGCCTGACGAGCTTAAGACCATTGGTAG AAACCTGCGGCGAATTCGCTTTCATCCCGGCAATCATCTTCATACCAGTGACAATGCAGAGAAAAGGTCGTCGCATAGCCAGCTACGCGACCACAGCCCCGCTGCTCCTCAGCTGGATCATCAGCTATTACTCCAACAACCAGGCTGTCCTACTCGTCAACAGCCTTCAGAACTTTGCCTTAGGAGGAGCCGTATCCACCAGCAGTGTCACAATCTCTGAATATTGCTCTCCCCATTCTAGAGGCGCTATACTCATGCTAGAAACTGCAATGATATCTTTAGGCGTTTTAATCAGCCATGTTTTCGGCATGTATTCTCACTGGAGACTTATATCGTTTTTGGGATTTGTGTCGTCTTTTACTGCTTTATTTGTATCGTTGTTTTGGCTAGAAAGTCCTTACTGGTTAGTGAGTGAAGGCCAAATAATGAGGGGTACAGAAACCTTTTATTGGCTCAGAGGTTTTAGTGACGAAGCTAGCAAAGAGCTGGATGCAGTACAGATGCTGCATAAAGTCAAGTCCCAAATGCAAGCCTTGAAACCAGTAAAGAGGATGCATTTTAGACAACAGATTAAAGATTTCATCAAATCTCTGTTGAATGCAGATTTTTTAAGGCCTCTTTCTATAATGATTTTGCTATTTAGCTTCGTGGGTTTTGGTGGTGAGAATGTTACAGCTAGTTCGTCTTACCACGATGTATTTAAGTTAACTTATGGAAAATACATCGGCACAATTATCCTGGATGTTTTATCATTAGTTTGTTCTTTAATAGCTTGCGTTCTTATACACATAGTACGAAGAAAAacgttgtttatttttacaggATCCTGTTCGTTAGTGTTCTTAGCAGTGActagtttggttttgtttttgcAAACATTTGATATGTTTTCTCAGGAGTATGTTTGGTTGATACTGACATTTTCCACTGGGTTTGCGATGTTCATGTCACTGGGCACAACAGCTTTGCCTCTGTCTTTGCTTGGAGAGATGTTCCCTATGTCCTACAAGGGTGTTGGATGCTCCTTGACTTGTGCTTATTTGTGGGCTTTCGGAAAAAGTATTTTGAAAAACATTCCCTTCCTTACTAGGTCTCTCGGGCTGCCGACTTTCACACTAATAGCCTTAATTTTCatgatagtaattttaatagtattaaataaaatcatgccAGAGACTTATATGAAGAGTATTGTGGAAATTGAACATATTGTGAATAAGAAACATGAGAGAAAAGAATACAAGTCAGTGAATGTTACAGACGAGAACGAAACAGATGcgtttgataaaataaagttgtttTTACAAGTATga